A portion of the Trichoplusia ni isolate ovarian cell line Hi5 chromosome 12, tn1, whole genome shotgun sequence genome contains these proteins:
- the LOC113499670 gene encoding UDP-glucuronosyltransferase 2B31-like: MGAFLHLLTCYILFVNFNDAARILAVFPTPSISHQVVFRPVTQELARRGHDVTVITTDPAFPKGGAPANLTEIDVHDISYGIWKELFMTAPKGGKDDLVNHMKIFLNIFIEVFEAQTKTENVQRLIKNRDQKFDLIIVEACYRLGLGFRHIYEAPVVFMSSFGGVFDNFEVVGAPTHPSLYPTIVRQRLNNLTMWEKFTELYNHYRFIYMFSEQEAAENNVLKKVFGPDTPTMSELYNHVEMLFLNENPVFVGSRPVPPTVVYMGGLHQNPQKELPKDLKSYLDSSKNGVIYISFGTNVDPTLLPADRIQVLVKAFSQLPYDVLWKWNGDELPGRTANIRISKWLPQSDLLRHPKVKLFVTQGGLQSTDEAITAGVPLIGIPMLGDQWYNVEKYETHKIGVRLDLDAITEENFKEAINRVIGDDSYRKNIIKLRTLMRDQPMSPLDRTMWSLEHVLRHGGAKHLRSPAANISWAEYLELKLVLTILAALLTAISLVLSAIYLLYKYFVRNYVAVVKIKSS, from the exons ATGGGAgcctttttacatttattaacgTGTTACATTTTATTCGTAAATTTTAATGATGCGGCCAGGATATTGGCAGTGTTCCCGACTCCTTCTATCAGCCATCAAGTAGTGTTTCGACCGGTGACACAAGAGCTAGCTAGGAGAGGACACGATGTCACCGTCATCACCACAGATCCCGCCTTCCCGAAAGGAGGAGCCCCTGCTAACTTGACAGAAATCGACGTCCATGATATATCCTACGGCATATGGAAAGAGCTATTTATGACAGCCCCTAAGGGTGGCAAGGACGATTTAGTGAatcatatgaaaatatttttgaatattttcatagaGGTATTCGAAGCTCAGACGAAAACTGAAAACGTTCAACGTCTGATTAAAAACCGAGATCAAAAGTTTGATTTGATAATTGTTGAAGCCTGTTATAGACTCGGACTAGGTTTTCGCCATATCTATGAAGCACCCGTAGTTTTTATGAGTTCGTTTGGAGGTGTATTTGACAACTTTGAAGTAGTTGGTGCTCCCACGCATCCATCACTATATCCAACTATTGTTCGTCAAAGATTGAACAATCTGACGATGTGGGAGAAGTTCACAGAGCTATATAACCACTACAGGTTCATTTACATGTTCTCTGAACAAGAAGCTGCTGAAAATAATGTACTGAAGAAAGTGTTTGGACCAGACACGCCGACGATGTCCGAACTTTACAATCACGTTGAAATGCTGTTCTTGAATGAGAATCCAGTTTTTGTTGGCAGTCGACCTGTTCCACCGACTGTCGTGTATATGGGAGGCTTACATCAAAATCCGCAGAAAGAATTGCCAAAG GATTTGAAATCATACTTAGACTCCTCTAAAAATGGCGTGATTTACATCAGTTTTGGTACAAACGTCGATCCTACTCTACTGCCCGCTGACAGAATCCAAGTGCTAGTGAAAGCATTCTCTCAGTTACCTTACGATGTGTTATGGAAGTGGAACGGAGACGAGCTGCCTGGACGTACTGCGAACATCAGAATCTCAAAGTGGTTGCCGCAGTCAGATCTGCTGA gaCATCCCAAAGTCAAGCTGTTCGTGACACAAGGAGGTCTGCAATCAACAGATGAAGCAATAACAGCTGGCGTCCCATTGATAGGAATCCCAATGTTGGGGGACCAGTGGTACAATGTAGAGAAATATGAAACTCATAAAATTGGAGTGCGATTGGACTTAGATGCCATTACAGAGGAAAATTTCAAGGAAGCTATAAACAGAGTCATTGGAGATGACAG ctaCCGCAAGAATATCATCAAACTCCGTACCCTGATGCGTGACCAACCGATGTCTCCGCTTGACCGGACTATGTGGTCATTGGAGCATGTGTTACGTCACGGCGGCGCGAAGCACctgcgctcgcccgccgccaaCATCTCGTGGGCGGAGTACCTAGAACTGAAACTGGTGCTCACCATACTGGCAGCACTGTTGACAGCAATTTCTTTAGTTCTCTCAGCCATATatttgttatacaaatattttgttagaaactATGTGGCTGTGgtgaaaattaaaagttcatGA